A single window of Oreochromis aureus strain Israel breed Guangdong linkage group 5, ZZ_aureus, whole genome shotgun sequence DNA harbors:
- the gpd1b gene encoding glycerol-3-phosphate dehydrogenase [NAD(+)], cytoplasmic, translating to MMATPKKVCVIGSGNWGSAIAKIVGANAAKYDKFDTTVNMWVFEETVNGRKLTEIINTDHENVKYLPGHKLPPNVVAVPDLVESVKGADILIFVVPHQFIVRVCDTIKDHIKKDAIGMSLIKGVDASPEGLKLISEVIRGKLGITMTVLMGANIANEVADEKFCETTIGCKDKEHGLLLKELMQTTNFRVTVVEESDVVEICGALKNIVAVGAGFCDGLGFGDNTKAAVIRLGLMEMISFAKVFCTNCPVSPATFLESCGIADLITTCYGGRNRKIGEAFAKTGKTIEQLEKELLNGQKLQGPATATEVHQVLKQKNMVEKFPLFTAVYQICFNGHPVSEFIKCLQNHPEHM from the exons ATGATGGCAACACCGAAGAAGGTCTGTGTGATTGGCTCTGGTAACTG GGGCTCTGCCATTGCCAAGATTGTGGGAGCCAATGCAGCCAAGTATGACAAGTTTGACACCACAGTGAACATGTGGGTGTTTGAGGAGACAGTGAACGGTCGCAAGCTCACAGAAATCATCAACACAGAccatgaaaatgtgaaatatctGCCCGGTCACAAGTTGCCTCCCAATGTG GTGGCTGTTCCAGACTTGGTCGAGTCTGTGAAAGGAGCTGACATCCTGATCTTCGTGGTTCCTCACCAGTTTATTGTGCGAGTGTGTGACACCATCAAAGATCACATAAAAAAGGATGCGATAGGGATGTCTCTTATCAAG GGTGTCGATGCCAGTCCAGAAGGTCTGAAGCTGATCTCAGAGGTTATCCGAGGGAAACTGGGCATCACCATGACAGTCCTCATGGGTGCAAACATTGCCAATGAGGTCGCTGATGAGAAGTTCTGTGAAACAACCATTG GGTGCAAGGACAAAGAACATGGGTTGTTGCTGAAGGAGCTGATGCAGACCACCAACTTCCGTGTGACTGTGGTGGAGGAGTCTGATGTTGTGGAGATCTGTGGCGCACTCAAG AACATCGTGGCAGTAGGAGCAGGCTTCTGTGATGGCCTGGGATTTGGAGACAACACCAAGGCAGCAGTGATTCGTCTCGGCCTGATGGAGATGATCTCCTTCGCCAAGGTCTTCTGCACTAACTGCCCCGTCTCACCTGCCACCTTCCTGGAGAGCTGCGGCATCGCCGACCTCATCACAACCTGCTATGGTGGACGCAACCGAAAGATTGGAGAGGCATTTGCCAAAACGGGCAAA ACCATTGAGCAGTTGGAGAAGGAGCTGCTGAATGGTCAGAAGCTTCAGGGCCCAGCAACAGCAACTGAGGTCCACCAGGTcttgaaacagaaaaacatggtgGAGAA GTTTCCTCTTTTCACTGCCGTTTATCAGATCTGCTTCAATGGCCACCCAGTCTCAGAGTTCATCAAGTGCTTGCAAAACCACCCAGAGCACATGTGA